AAACCGCGATCACAACCAAAGTGGTCGCAACAACTGCCATGGCCACCTCTTTAGTTCCATCCAATGCAGCGTCTTTTGGCTTTTTACCCATTTCCAAATGCCGGAAGATATTTTCCCGGACAACGATGGCATCATCGATCAAAAGACCGACAGCCAAAGACAGGGCCAACAAGGTCATCAAGTTGATGGTAAAGCCCATCGCATACATGATAACAAAGCCTCCCAAGAGGGAATTCGGCAAAGCCATCCCCGTGATCAAGGTCGAACGTGCCGACCCCAGGAAGAAGAACACCACGATTACACAAAGTATAATACCGATGATGATGGACTCATTCACGTCAGCCACATTCAAACGAATCGGACGAGAGGTGTCTCGCACCATTCGCACCTCACCATTCAAACCTTTTTCTTTAAGATAGGCATTCGCCTTTTCAATGTTCTTTTTAACAGAATCAGCAACCTGTACAGTATTTGATCCACGCTGCTTATAGACCTGTAGCAGTAAGGCTTTTTTACCCTTAATGCGCCCCATAGTCTTTTCATCTTCCAGACTTCGCACAACGGTTCCAATATCGCTGATCAAAACCGGGCGGTCCGAGCCCAAGAAATTCACATTCACTTCGCTCAATTGCTTCAGCGATTCAAACTCTCCGCGAGTACGCAAAGCCGTCTCGTCTTTGGTATTCCAAACTTTACCAATTGGAATATCTTTCGAGGTGTCCATAATGCGTCTTGAGACCTGAAGCATAGAAATCTTGCGGTCTTGGATCTTGTTTTTATCAATGACAACATGGATTTCCTGCTTACGTCCGCCGTAAATCTCAACTTGCCCCACGTCTTTCAAACGATCAAACAGAGGCTTCACCGTCTCATTCGCCAAGTCGAAAGCTTGACCATCGGGAAGCTCTGTCGTGAGGGCTAATGTGACAATCGGCTGGTCGGCCGGGTCAAAGCGACGCACGATGGGTTCATAGATATCGGAAGGAAGATCCCTGCGGATATTCCCGATACGATTACGAACCTCCTGCTCCATCTCTTTGATATCGGTACCCAAGTTGAATTCAAGAACGATCAGCGCCACACCGTCAAGATTGCTTGAAGTCAGTGTTTTCAAGCCTGACAAACTACCCAGCTCATCTTCGATGGGCTTGGACACTTGCTTCTCCAAGTCCAGCGGCGAAGCTCCTGGGTAAGTGACCTGAATCGCCAACACTGGGAAAGTGACGTCTGGAAAAAGATCCACGGGCATCTTCACCAATGAAAACGCACCCAAGATCAGCATTAATAAAACCACACAAAGAATCGTAATAGGTCGGCGAATCGATAAACTTGGAAGATTCATTATTTTTCCTCAATGGCGACAAACAATCGACCTTGAGCCTCCATCTTTCTTTGTTCTGATTTTAAGCGAACAAGATTCAACTTCGCCAATCCAGCATCTTCTTCAGCATTGACGACGTTATTAGTAACAGAGCGACCTTTGTTGAATAAATCAGCCTCTGCTTTCGCGCGATCATCCTGAAGTCTCATGACCTGATCCGCTGCCTCTATGCGCCTTGTGAGCTCAGAATAGCGACGATTGATTTCCACCCAAGAACTTTCACTCTCTAGAAACTTTCTTTCGCTGACCAGCTTTGCAGACAAAGCGTTCTTTTTGGAAATATTGCGAGCGGCATTTTTCACGTCGGTATCAAATGTATAAATGAAGTTTAAAGACACCTTCGCTGTTGGACGATCTGTATTCGTCCAGTTGGCAACCGCTTTGGGCATATTTTCTTCAATGGAGTGAGTATTATAAGAGCCCGCCAAGACCAAGTCTGGACGATACGAATCTTCGACCTGTAGAGAACTCAAGGCACTGGCTTTGGCTTCTAGACTTGAGAGGTAGGCGTCCAATTGCAGAACTCTTCCCTTGTCGCCATCAACCATGGAACTCAAAGTGCGGGCCTTAGAAATATCCCCCGTCATCTCCGGCAGAGTTTCTGTGGATCCCAACTCAAGATAGTCACGCAATGACTGCTTCGCAGCAGCCAAGTCATCTTCAACCGCAATCAATAACAACTGCCGCGTTGAAACTAGCGCCTGAGTTTGCAGGAGCTCCGCTCGTTCACTAATACCATCGTTCACACGGCGACGAGTCCAAGACTCGATGCGCTTGGCACGCTCCAAGGAATCACGACTGATTTTGAGATTCTCAATGGCATAGAGATAATCCCAGTAAGCAACTTCGGCATTCACCAAAAGATTTTTTCCCTGTAAATCAAAGCGCCCTTTTTCTGCTGCTGTTGCTACTTCTTCAGTTTGCCAGCGAAGGCGCGTGGCATTTCCGAAAAAGTCTTTCCATAAAGACTGCGATAAAGACACTCCCAATGAACCCGTGCCAAATCTATTCAAAGCCGGGGTTTGCCCTAGCAAAACACCAGGATTGTCATAATCTGCCGCTTCTGCAGAAAGGCCCACAGACGTTCCGGTTGAGAAGTCCTTTTGCAAACCCAACGAGTAACCATTCACTTTGCTTTCTTTGGCGCCCAAAGAAACAAACTGACTCAAAGGGCTTTTATCATCGATGTAATAGGCATTTGCGCTAAGGATAGGAACCAAACTGATATCACCAGCTTCTTTGCGCAAATCCGCCGCTTCTTTTTGAACACTATAAGCTTGAACTGTTTTATTCTTACTTTGAACTGCTTTGAGATACTCCTGCAAATTCATTGCGAATGCGCTGGAGGGGGCCACGATCAACAGGGCCGCTAGAGATCTTAACTTCATTGGCATCATCCCTTCTAAGAACACCTCGATAATTTGATTTAATAAACCCGTTAAATCAAATCATTAAATGTCCTAGCTATTTGCATAAATAGAAGGGAGATTATATAAAAAAACCTCTGATCCCTCAGAGGTTTTTTATTTAACAAACTTCTTTAACAGAGAAGCCTATTTGCTTGCAGCTGCCTTTTCTTCACCTTTGCAGTGCGCGCAGCCTGCTTCCGACTTCGCAGAGTCTTTTGCAGCACTGTGCATTGGGCACTCTTTAGTTTCCGCACAAGCCGCTTTATCTTTACCGCAAGCACAAGACATTTCCGTGGTTTTGTGTGCACAAGCTGCCATAGTGAGGGCCATCGCCGCTGACATTAGAATTGCTTTAAACATTGAGTTCTCTCCTTCAACAAAGTTGATATAATAAGAGCATAAGGTCCCTCATGCCGCCCGACAACCTTGTATTGCTAGAAGACCAGGTTGATATGGACGCACTTAAACAGCGAAATAATTACCCTCAACGCTGCACCTCGTAACAGAAAATGTCCATAAGTGGGCAAAAATAGGGCAATTTCCACGACTCCTCTGGACTTAATGCGCGGCAGCCAATGGGGATCAAAATCTAACAAATTGTTTTGTTGAAACTCGGAACAGACTTTGGCTAAATGGCCTCATTCATTCAGCGGGGGCATAATGAATTTCATGAGGGGAATGAAAATTCAGGTAAAATACGTTGTGGTTTTATCCACACTATTGTTCAGCCTTGTTGCGCGCACGCAGGAAGCCTCTCCAGGTTCTTCCACGCAAGCTCCGACAGCACAAACACAAGCTCCTCTTTATCAGCAGTACTATACTGTCAATGAGGCTGAGACCGAAAAAGTAACGGTCCCAACAAAAAAAGCCACTTTCTCGATGGCCGCGGATCTTTCCCCAGAACACCTTCTGCAATCGGCACAGGTTGTTGTCGTCAATCTGCTTAAATGGCTTTTGCACGACGAGCCTCTCTCTATTCCTCAAGAAAAATACCTTCGCAAACTTCACTTCGGACGCTGGATCAATGATCCAACGGATGACACCTGCATGAACACTCGCGCGCGAGTTCTTGTTCGTGATAGCCAAGTCGATGTGACTTACAGGGGGCCTCGCCAGTGCTCTGTGGAGGCTGGAAAATGGCAAGATCCATATGCTGGACAAGAAGTCACCGAAGCAAAAGCCATACAAATTGACCATATGGTCCCGCTGAAAAACGCTTATCTATCTGGCGCTTGGGAGTGGGATTATAAAACTCGCTGCCTCTATGCGAACTATATGAACTTCAAGCCGCATTTGGTTTCATCTGGCGCGCATGAGAACATGTCGAAGAGTGACAAAGGTCCGGAAGGATATCTTCCACCAAATGAAAACTTCCGCTGCGAATACATTCGCAATTGGGTCGCGGTAAAAGCGATCTGGCACCTAAGAATGAATCCTGTGGAAGTACAAGCTATTTACGACGCCGTTAAGCAATACAACTGCAACCTCAACTCTTTCAAAATGAGCCTTGATGGTCTTGCTAAACAGCGCGAATTTATCGAAGCGAATTTGAACTTCTGCATCGTCAACAAAAGATGATCTTCAAGATTCTCTTTGAGGATGAGTTCTTTATCGTCGCGGAAAAACCCGCCGGACTCCCCTCTCAACCTACTGTTGATAAAAAGAGACCTGATTTCTTCACACTCCTAAAAAAACAACTTCAAGAAGAGCGCGGTAAAGAATTTTACCTGGCTCTTCATCATCGTCTGGACCGTGACACCTCGGGTGTGATGATTTTTGCCAAGAACAAAGAGGCCAATGAACCCTTGGCTGAACTTTTTAAAAATCACCAAATCCAGAAAACTTATATTTGCTTTACTCAACCGCGAAAATGTCCCGATTTCTGGGAAGAGCAAAACTTCTTAGCTGAAGTTCGCGACCCGGTATTGAAGAAAATGAAGATGAAGTCCGTCCGCTCCGGCGGTCAAAAAGCTCACACCGAGTTCCAACTTCTGGAAAGACTCAAAAAAGGTCTGATGGTCCAAGCCCGCCCTCTTTCAGGGCGCATGCACCAGATTCGTGTTCATTTATCTGAAAATCACATGGGAATATTTGGTGATGACATCTATCCTTGCTTAAAAATTCCGCAGGCTCCGCGACTAATGCTGCACGCGTTCAGCCTGGAGTTCATCCACCCTTTCACTCGAGAAAAAGTCCTTGTGGAGGCTCCGCTACCGGCCGATATGGAAGAGTTTAAACTCTCTTTATCTTAAGCCGTTGACCTTTAATTCAGAAACGGTATCATAGAACGCTCACTGCCCCGGTGGCGAAATAGGTAGACGCACAGGACTTAAAATCCTGAGATTCGCAAGGGTCGTGCCGGTTCAAGTCCGGCCCGGGGCACCATTTCCAACAGTACTCGAACCCACACGGGTTGAGCTGTTGAGATACAAAAGCTGACTTTCGAGTCGGCTTTTTTTATGTCCAAAATCTGCCGCCACTGTGGCGGTGGATGGAGTTCCTTCGGTTCCGGTTGCTTTCAAAGGTTCTTCTTTTACCGGCGCATACAGACCCATTTTGATCTTAGTTGGGTGGATTTCTATGAATTTCACCAGATTTGTAAGGACCGGCCTTTGAAGCTCTTTAGGGGCTTGTTGTAAATTCGCCAAAACTTGTTGGATTTTAGCGGTGAAACCCTTCTGGTCGATTTCTTGAGCGCGTAAATCCAGTTCTTTGGTTTTTAGAGTTTCCTTAGCAAGCTTCAAATCGTTCAACTTTTGAGTCATCTGTTTGATTTGTTCATAAAAAGCTTCCGCTGGAACCTCAGCGGGAAGGTCCGCGATTCTTTGCACTAAGTTGCTAATGCGTTTTGAGGTCGTCAGTATTTCTTGATCTAGCTTTTTGGTTTGCGCATGAAGCTCTGGCAAGTCGCTTGTGGTCTTTGATTGGTAAATCTCGATCCACTTTGCAATGAGGCTTGAATCGCTTAACAAGGCCTTTAAAGACTTAATGACGATCTCTTCAAGTCTTGGCGCTCTGACATTCTTCACTTGGCATTGATGGGCGTGATCCTTTGCTAAAGGATTCTTTAGTTGAGGATGACCATAGTAAAAGTGTTTTTCAGTTCGGCCAGTGCCGGACTTTCCACCGAGAGATTTTCCGCATTCACCACATTGAACAAGCTTGGTGAGTGGGAATGGATACTTCTTCCAAGTCTCGGGCTTGTATCTATTCTTGTTTTTACTTAGGCGTTCTTGAACCTTATTGAATGATTCTTCGCTGATGATTGCCGGCCAGACGGCTTTTATCGTCTCTATAGCACCGTCTTTGTGTTTTACTTCTTTAAGACCCAGATACGTTTTGTTGGTTAAAAGAGATTGTAATGTGTCGACAGTAAAGATTTTGCCGCCTCTTTCGATGCCATGCTTGTTCGTGAACTTCTTGTTGAAGATCCCTTGCTCGATCAATGCGACTTGGGTTTTACGGAGAGTTTCTTTTTCCAAAAAGGTCGCAAATATTTTCTGAACAGCACTTGCTTCATCTTGATTGACAACAAGTTCACCTTTGTTTTTGGGATTACGATCATAGCCTAATGGAATTGTCCCGCCATTAAAAAGTCCACGCTTAGATCGAGACAACCAATTAGCTGCGATCCGTTCAGACGTTTGCATGCGCTCGTACTGGGCATAGTTGATAAGATTAAAGACCATCATCTCGCCACTGGCAGTTGTTGTATCAAACTGCTCGCGTAAAGTGACGAAGCTTGCTTTGTGCTTTTTTAAAAGATCCCAGACCTCACAAAAGTCTTTGATATTGCGATTAAGGCGAGACAACTCTGTCGCGATGATGAGATCAATTTTTCCGAGTTTAATGTCATTAAGTAAACGTAGGAACTCAGGGCGCCCCTTCATGTTCTTGGCGGATTTTCCTTCGTCACAGTAAATATCAACCAAGGTTCCCCAGTTGGCTTCTCTTTTGTTTTGAAATTCAATGTATTCTATTAAGCGAGTTTTTTTGCGAGACAAGTGAGCCATCTTGGATTCTGGCTTGTTCTTCCGTAGACACACGGATGTAGATTCCGATTCTTTTCATTATCTAGCCTCCTTCATTTCTGAAGCTGTGCTTTGATCACTCGCTTGATCCTGCTGCTGTTTCATAGCACGGTCAATTTCGAGCAAGGCTTTTACCAGTTGCACAACTTGGTTTTCGTAGTCAGTTCGTTTTAATTTCACCTCAGTTACTTCGATGTCGTAGCTTTGTAATCCTACAACTCGCATCAATTACTAATTTCCTTATCCATATACACACCTCCATTTTTTTGATTATTGTTTTTTGCTTTTTCCTCCTCTCATCTTGTCCCCCTCTCTCTTACTCTATTTCATTTATATTTTCCTATTAATTTTTCTTATCCTGTCCATTCCATTTTCCCGTTTCGTGACCACTTCCTCTCGTAGAGGGGGAGTGGTCACGAACGCTTGCGAGGGAAAATGGAATGGACAGGACTCCGAGTTCTTCAAATATTTTGAATGCTTATAGGGGCTTTTTCTTCTTCAGATCGAATTAAATAACTGCGGAATCTTTCCGTTTATTTTCCGCAGTGTTTGGAACTCTCTAAAATGTACTGATGAAATGCGCGGACGCCGTGTCGCCTAAAATCCGCGATCCATGGAACTTTTGGCTCAAATATTTTTCATTCTATCGCGGCGAATTAGGAATTTATCGTGTAAAAAAAGGATTCAAATTTTTTGAAAGATTTCGTTTAAGCACTCAGGGAATAAAAAACCCGCTGATTTTTTTTATGAAGTCAGCGGGTTTCAATAATTACTTTGGCAAGTTCACAAGTGGTTTGTTCAGCTAGTTGAAAACCTTTTCGCATCGTAGATTCAATCTATTTTTCAAACCCTTCCAAGATTCTCTGAGTTGGTTTTGCAACGATGCAATTTTAGTCGCGTCACCAGGGTGTAATAAACGGTCTTTTTTAAACATCGTTCTATTGTACTCTACCACACGAGTTTGTTGATAGATTGGAAGTCCTGTCGACTTTAGAAGCTCGAGCGTTTGGTTATTAATAGTGGCGGTATCCACTAGAAAATGAGAAACATCTTTAATATCCAATTCTCCCCAAATTTGGGCTTCCAAGTAGCACTGATTGCTACCAGATGTTTGCGGTTGAATAGATTTTCGATTAAATGAACTTGGTCGCAGCTTTTTATTGGCGAGAGTATCGGCATAAGTCCAAGTTGCCCGACGTTTCGTCTCTGGTTTTAGCACTGCTATCATATCCCCATACATCGAACCCGAAGTTTGCCATTTTCCAAGTTCTACGGAATCTGTAAGCTGAAGTAATGCATACTTAGGCCTGATTTTATTAATGGGATTTCCAGGTTTTAACTTATAACTTCGTTCAATCTTCAATCCAAGCAGAGCATCTTCATGTTTGGCTCTCTGTTTTGGAAGTTCTTCAAGAAATAATGGATAACCTAAACTGGAAACTTGGGTATCATGGATATTAAGAAAACCTTTCTGAAGAATAGGCTCAAGTTGTTCAGATCTGAAAATAATCATGAGTTCTGATTTTTTGAGGAAATCATACTCAACCTCGCCAGATGTACTTCCTCTATCATTTGCATTAGAAATATAGTTTGCAAGGCTTTCTCCAACAGTACGCGTGTCTGTCTCGCTGAGAAATTCTTTTGAGAGTATGTCGTTTGCAGAAATCTCATTATTAGCATAGGCCCAAGATGGGCATATAAGTGCCAATACTATTGACACCCCAGCGATGTATTTCTGAGATTGAAGGTTTCTTTTCAACATACTATTTCCTTGAGCAATAGTCGTACCGAAGGCATGCTCGACTCTAAATCCAATGCCTCTAATACTTAAAACGAATAGGTTCGCATTGGCTTGCTGATCCCAAAAGACCTCCTGATTTTTACTAAAATCAGGAGGAGCTCCGTTTAAAACAGTTTTGGCGTACAAATGCTTCAGAAGCCCCGATTGCTGCCGCAGCCTTTAGATAAGATCCATACAAACTAACGAGTCGCAGCAGGTCTGAGGGCAAAAGGGCCTTGGGCTCAACGACCTCATCGATCTCTATTTCAATCAAAGCTTGGGGACTGGGCAAAAGCGGTTCGTCTACTCCGGCGACTCGCGCACCATTCGATAATTACTTTGGCAAACTCACAAGACCATAATGCGTATTTAGTTAGCTCCTGGAACTCCTGCAGGAACAAGAGACGATGAGGACGTCAATTCGCGAGACAACTCTCCCATCTTGTATCTACGATAGGTAATACCCTGAATACTGGAGAAGGATGGGTTTGTCTTAATCCAGAAAAATTCTTCTGCTGAGCCTATTTTTTCTCGAATAAAAAATATGCCCTTAAAATAAGACATTTCTATATTGCTGCGAGGCGAATAAGACCAGCCCTCTTGAACAACTTGTCCCTCAGGAATCAGATAGTTTACCTGAAGACCCACAAGACCTTGGCGATCAATACTCAAGCGATGCCCAACGCCCCGCTCTGTCTCCCGAATCTTCGAAAAGTGTACAGTTAAGGGTGTCAGTGCATCGACATTGCCTTTTTTATCAAAGGACGTCACATCTCCGAAGCTTTTCCCTTGTATATCAGGCTGACTGATATCATGACGACTTAACATCTCGGCCAGTCGTGAGAATCCACTGGCATGGTCGCCGGCCCACTCTTTTCTTTTCTTTTGAAATACATCAACAAACCCTAAAACATCTTCGGCAGAGGCGCCGATCAAATGGTATTCTTTTCCGTCCTTCACAAGAGGAGCCTCAAATCCTGGCACACTTTTAAAACCCAACTGTCGATACATCATCGACGACGCCTGATCTGCATCGGTGAAAAAAACCATTTTTCCAGGCTCATATCCCGGCTCTAACTGAAGGTTTTTTGCAAAGTTAATAAACCGGAGCATGACTTCGCTAAAGGCCCACTGACTGTCTTCCTTAAGAACGACGAAATTGCCCGGCTCAAATTTTTTTCCATTATTTGTCGGAACCCGAATTCCATGTTCCTTTTCAAAAGGTAGCAATGAGTTTTTGGAACCAGCAATCACCTTCAGCGTTCCGACAATTTTCCCAGTGTCTTCTTCATGCTGCAAGCGTCGACTAACGAAGTAGGTCGCTCTTGAGGCATAGGCCAAAGCATCGTTACGAATACTCTCCAGATACTCAGGCTTCCAATCGCGACGTTGCATATAATTCGCCAACACGAATTGAATGTTTTCCTCAGCTAACTCCAGAAACTTTGTGGGTCGGCCTGGCTCACCATGGTAAACTCTTTGAATGTCGGTGCGATACAATAAGCCGTCTGGGGTTTCTCTGTAAAATGAAGTGGTTTGTAAAGATGTGTCTATAGTTTTGATAGCAGCTACATAAAATGGCGCTAAGGCGCCAAATGCAGACTCTTCTCTGCGTCCTTCGAAGACTTCAGAGCAAATGGGCGCCGCTAATGCTTGCGCCCCTATGAATAATCCCAGTATGAAACACAATCTCTTCATATACTTTTAAACTATTCAATTTTTGTACCCAATATCAGTTCGGCCTGGCCTAAAACGATTTGCAGCAGGAATTGCGCTTCTTCATCCGTACGTTCTTCAGTAATTAGACTGATAACAGCTCCGGACAGAACTATCTGCAGGGTCCGAGCCTTTTCCAGCAATTTTTCAGAAGCCCACTCATTGTTCCTTGCCCCTATCTGCAAAATTTCCCAGATACGCTGAGCCCCATGATCCACTGAAAGAGTGTTCTCACGTCGCGCCTCATTCTGTGATGCACTGAGCGCCAGATAGTGCATCCATACCCGGGAGTGAGACCTGCGCTCTTTAGGCCAAGTCATATTGCTGCGAAGGTATGCCCGCAAAAGACTTCGACCTGACTTTTCATTTTTAGACAAAGCCGCGATAATATATTTTTGATGTTCAATCCCCACATACTGAACCAAGGAGGAAAATAGCTGTTCTTTCTTAGCGAAGTAGTGATGAATCAGAGGCCGCGTTATCTTGCATTTCTTAGCAAGATCCGCGAAATCAAGGGCTGCGTAACCATCTCTAGCGATCAGCTCAACCGCCACTTCAATAATCTGCAACACCCGACGATCTCCCTTTGAGTTGA
This DNA window, taken from Bdellovibrio svalbardensis, encodes the following:
- a CDS encoding TolC family protein, with the translated sequence MKLRSLAALLIVAPSSAFAMNLQEYLKAVQSKNKTVQAYSVQKEAADLRKEAGDISLVPILSANAYYIDDKSPLSQFVSLGAKESKVNGYSLGLQKDFSTGTSVGLSAEAADYDNPGVLLGQTPALNRFGTGSLGVSLSQSLWKDFFGNATRLRWQTEEVATAAEKGRFDLQGKNLLVNAEVAYWDYLYAIENLKISRDSLERAKRIESWTRRRVNDGISERAELLQTQALVSTRQLLLIAVEDDLAAAKQSLRDYLELGSTETLPEMTGDISKARTLSSMVDGDKGRVLQLDAYLSSLEAKASALSSLQVEDSYRPDLVLAGSYNTHSIEENMPKAVANWTNTDRPTAKVSLNFIYTFDTDVKNAARNISKKNALSAKLVSERKFLESESSWVEINRRYSELTRRIEAADQVMRLQDDRAKAEADLFNKGRSVTNNVVNAEEDAGLAKLNLVRLKSEQRKMEAQGRLFVAIEEK
- a CDS encoding HNH endonuclease family protein; translated protein: MNFMRGMKIQVKYVVVLSTLLFSLVARTQEASPGSSTQAPTAQTQAPLYQQYYTVNEAETEKVTVPTKKATFSMAADLSPEHLLQSAQVVVVNLLKWLLHDEPLSIPQEKYLRKLHFGRWINDPTDDTCMNTRARVLVRDSQVDVTYRGPRQCSVEAGKWQDPYAGQEVTEAKAIQIDHMVPLKNAYLSGAWEWDYKTRCLYANYMNFKPHLVSSGAHENMSKSDKGPEGYLPPNENFRCEYIRNWVAVKAIWHLRMNPVEVQAIYDAVKQYNCNLNSFKMSLDGLAKQREFIEANLNFCIVNKR
- a CDS encoding RluA family pseudouridine synthase, whose amino-acid sequence is MIFKILFEDEFFIVAEKPAGLPSQPTVDKKRPDFFTLLKKQLQEERGKEFYLALHHRLDRDTSGVMIFAKNKEANEPLAELFKNHQIQKTYICFTQPRKCPDFWEEQNFLAEVRDPVLKKMKMKSVRSGGQKAHTEFQLLERLKKGLMVQARPLSGRMHQIRVHLSENHMGIFGDDIYPCLKIPQAPRLMLHAFSLEFIHPFTREKVLVEAPLPADMEEFKLSLS
- a CDS encoding recombinase family protein; this encodes MAHLSRKKTRLIEYIEFQNKREANWGTLVDIYCDEGKSAKNMKGRPEFLRLLNDIKLGKIDLIIATELSRLNRNIKDFCEVWDLLKKHKASFVTLREQFDTTTASGEMMVFNLINYAQYERMQTSERIAANWLSRSKRGLFNGGTIPLGYDRNPKNKGELVVNQDEASAVQKIFATFLEKETLRKTQVALIEQGIFNKKFTNKHGIERGGKIFTVDTLQSLLTNKTYLGLKEVKHKDGAIETIKAVWPAIISEESFNKVQERLSKNKNRYKPETWKKYPFPLTKLVQCGECGKSLGGKSGTGRTEKHFYYGHPQLKNPLAKDHAHQCQVKNVRAPRLEEIVIKSLKALLSDSSLIAKWIEIYQSKTTSDLPELHAQTKKLDQEILTTSKRISNLVQRIADLPAEVPAEAFYEQIKQMTQKLNDLKLAKETLKTKELDLRAQEIDQKGFTAKIQQVLANLQQAPKELQRPVLTNLVKFIEIHPTKIKMGLYAPVKEEPLKATGTEGTPSTATVAADFGHKKSRLESQLLYLNSSTRVGSSTVGNGAPGRT
- a CDS encoding TetR/AcrR family transcriptional regulator; translation: MLQIIEVAVELIARDGYAALDFADLAKKCKITRPLIHHYFAKKEQLFSSLVQYVGIEHQKYIIAALSKNEKSGRSLLRAYLRSNMTWPKERRSHSRVWMHYLALSASQNEARRENTLSVDHGAQRIWEILQIGARNNEWASEKLLEKARTLQIVLSGAVISLITEERTDEEAQFLLQIVLGQAELILGTKIE